A single window of Symphalangus syndactylus isolate Jambi chromosome 4, NHGRI_mSymSyn1-v2.1_pri, whole genome shotgun sequence DNA harbors:
- the HNRNPH3 gene encoding heterogeneous nuclear ribonucleoprotein H3 isoform X2, with translation MDWVMKHNGPNDASDGTVRLRGLPFGCSKEEIVQFFQGLEIVPNGITLTMDYQGRSTGEAFVQFASKEIAENALGKHKERIGHRYIEIFRSSRSEIKGFYDPPRRLLGQRPGPYDRPIGGRGGYYGAGRGSYGGFDDYGGYNNYGYGNDGFDDRMRDGRGMGGHGYGGAGDASSGFHGGHFVHMRGLPFRATENDIANFFSPLNPIRVHIDIGADGRATGEADVEFVTHEDAVAAMSKDKNNMQHRYIELFLNSTPGGGSGMGGSGMGGYGRDGMDNQGGYGSVGRMGMGNNYSGGYGTPDGLGGYGRGGGGSGGYYGQGGMSGGGWRGMY, from the exons ATGGATTGGGTTATGAAACATAATGGTCCAAATGACGCTAGTGATGGGACAGTACGACTTCGTGGACTACCATTTGGTTGCAGCAAAGAGGAAATAGTTCAGTTCTTTCAAG GGTTGGAAATCGTGCCAAATGGGATAACATTGACGATGGACTACCAGGGGAGAAGCACAGGGGAGGCCTTCGTGCAGTTTGCTTCAAAGGAGATAGCAGAAAATGCTCTGGGGAAACACAAGGAAAGAATAGGGCACAG gtaTATTGAGATCTTCAGAAGTAGCAGGAGTGAAATCAAAGGATTTTATGATCCACCAAGAAGATTGCTGGGACAGCGACCGGGACCATATGATAGACCAATAGGAGGAAGAGGGGGTTATTATGGAGCTGGGCGTGGAA GTTATGGAGGTTTTGATGACTATGGTGGCTATAATAATTACGGCTATGGGAATGATGGCTTTGATGACAGAATGAGAGATGGAAgag GTATGGGAGGACATGGCTATGGTGGAGCTGGTGATGCCAGTTCAGGTTTTCATGGTGGTCATTTTGTACATATGAGAGGGTTGCCTTTTCGTGCAACTGAAAATGACATTGCTAAT ttcttttcaCCACTAAATCCAATACGAGTTCATATTGATATTGGAGCTGATGGCAGAGCCACAGGAGAAGCAGATGTAGAGTTTGTGACACATGAAGATGCAGTAGCTGCCATgtctaaagataaaaataacatgC aacatCGATATATTGAACTCTTCTTGAATTCTACTCCTGGAGGTGGCTCTGGCATGGGAGGTTCTGGAATGGGAGGCTACGGAAGAGATGGAATGG ataatcagGGAGGCTATGGATCAGTTGGAAGAATGGGAATGGGGAACAATTACAGTGGAGGATATGGTACTCCTGATGGTTTGGGTGGTTATG GCCGTGGTGGTGGAGGCAGTGGAGGTTACTATGGGCAAGGCGGCATGAGTGGAGGTGGATGGCGTGGGATGTACTGA
- the HNRNPH3 gene encoding heterogeneous nuclear ribonucleoprotein H3 isoform X3: MYDRMRRGGDGYDGGYGGFDDYGGYNNYGYGNDGFDDRMRDGRGMGGHGYGGAGDASSGFHGGHFVHMRGLPFRATENDIANFFSPLNPIRVHIDIGADGRATGEADVEFVTHEDAVAAMSKDKNNMQHRYIELFLNSTPGGGSGMGGSGMGGYGRDGMDNQGGYGSVGRMGMGNNYSGGYGTPDGLGGYGRGGGGSGGYYGQGGMSGGGWRGMY, encoded by the exons ATGTATGACAGAATGCGACGAGGAGGTGATGGATATGATGGTG GTTATGGAGGTTTTGATGACTATGGTGGCTATAATAATTACGGCTATGGGAATGATGGCTTTGATGACAGAATGAGAGATGGAAgag GTATGGGAGGACATGGCTATGGTGGAGCTGGTGATGCCAGTTCAGGTTTTCATGGTGGTCATTTTGTACATATGAGAGGGTTGCCTTTTCGTGCAACTGAAAATGACATTGCTAAT ttcttttcaCCACTAAATCCAATACGAGTTCATATTGATATTGGAGCTGATGGCAGAGCCACAGGAGAAGCAGATGTAGAGTTTGTGACACATGAAGATGCAGTAGCTGCCATgtctaaagataaaaataacatgC aacatCGATATATTGAACTCTTCTTGAATTCTACTCCTGGAGGTGGCTCTGGCATGGGAGGTTCTGGAATGGGAGGCTACGGAAGAGATGGAATGG ataatcagGGAGGCTATGGATCAGTTGGAAGAATGGGAATGGGGAACAATTACAGTGGAGGATATGGTACTCCTGATGGTTTGGGTGGTTATG GCCGTGGTGGTGGAGGCAGTGGAGGTTACTATGGGCAAGGCGGCATGAGTGGAGGTGGATGGCGTGGGATGTACTGA
- the HNRNPH3 gene encoding heterogeneous nuclear ribonucleoprotein H3 isoform X1, whose protein sequence is MDWVMKHNGPNDASDGTVRLRGLPFGCSKEEIVQFFQGLEIVPNGITLTMDYQGRSTGEAFVQFASKEIAENALGKHKERIGHRYIEIFRSSRSEIKGFYDPPRRLLGQRPGPYDRPIGGRGGYYGAGRGSMYDRMRRGGDGYDGGYGGFDDYGGYNNYGYGNDGFDDRMRDGRGMGGHGYGGAGDASSGFHGGHFVHMRGLPFRATENDIANFFSPLNPIRVHIDIGADGRATGEADVEFVTHEDAVAAMSKDKNNMQHRYIELFLNSTPGGGSGMGGSGMGGYGRDGMDNQGGYGSVGRMGMGNNYSGGYGTPDGLGGYGRGGGGSGGYYGQGGMSGGGWRGMY, encoded by the exons ATGGATTGGGTTATGAAACATAATGGTCCAAATGACGCTAGTGATGGGACAGTACGACTTCGTGGACTACCATTTGGTTGCAGCAAAGAGGAAATAGTTCAGTTCTTTCAAG GGTTGGAAATCGTGCCAAATGGGATAACATTGACGATGGACTACCAGGGGAGAAGCACAGGGGAGGCCTTCGTGCAGTTTGCTTCAAAGGAGATAGCAGAAAATGCTCTGGGGAAACACAAGGAAAGAATAGGGCACAG gtaTATTGAGATCTTCAGAAGTAGCAGGAGTGAAATCAAAGGATTTTATGATCCACCAAGAAGATTGCTGGGACAGCGACCGGGACCATATGATAGACCAATAGGAGGAAGAGGGGGTTATTATGGAGCTGGGCGTGGAAGTATGTATGACAGAATGCGACGAGGAGGTGATGGATATGATGGTG GTTATGGAGGTTTTGATGACTATGGTGGCTATAATAATTACGGCTATGGGAATGATGGCTTTGATGACAGAATGAGAGATGGAAgag GTATGGGAGGACATGGCTATGGTGGAGCTGGTGATGCCAGTTCAGGTTTTCATGGTGGTCATTTTGTACATATGAGAGGGTTGCCTTTTCGTGCAACTGAAAATGACATTGCTAAT ttcttttcaCCACTAAATCCAATACGAGTTCATATTGATATTGGAGCTGATGGCAGAGCCACAGGAGAAGCAGATGTAGAGTTTGTGACACATGAAGATGCAGTAGCTGCCATgtctaaagataaaaataacatgC aacatCGATATATTGAACTCTTCTTGAATTCTACTCCTGGAGGTGGCTCTGGCATGGGAGGTTCTGGAATGGGAGGCTACGGAAGAGATGGAATGG ataatcagGGAGGCTATGGATCAGTTGGAAGAATGGGAATGGGGAACAATTACAGTGGAGGATATGGTACTCCTGATGGTTTGGGTGGTTATG GCCGTGGTGGTGGAGGCAGTGGAGGTTACTATGGGCAAGGCGGCATGAGTGGAGGTGGATGGCGTGGGATGTACTGA